One window of the Solanum stenotomum isolate F172 chromosome 11, ASM1918654v1, whole genome shotgun sequence genome contains the following:
- the LOC125845434 gene encoding UDP-glucuronate:xylan alpha-glucuronosyltransferase 1 isoform X2, whose product MEARRSIEDACKRRLQKIKVKDVGGIKPLQNPFQEKNTNCKFHPLKLVLFIIVIGTFYMILSSPSVCQHNNADTVSRWIWGASDPRYISDIDISWEEVSQVLEQLPDQNKVVENIGLLNFNKDEINEWTQVVPNVNQTVLHLDYVEKNVTWDTLYPEWIDEEQENEVPSCPTLPKLEVPRTRFDLIAVKLPCRNEGNWSRDVARLHLQLAAAGLASSAKGIHPVHLLFITKCFPIPNLYRCNELVARKGNVWLYKPDLSVLREKVQLPVGSCELALPFGTTEEVHSGNKRREAYATILHSAHVYVCGAIAAAQSIRMSGSTRDLVILVDESIGEYHRNGLEAAGWQVRTIQRIRNPKAEKDAYNEWNYSKFRLWQLTDYDKIIFIDADLLILRNIDILFRMPQISATGNNGTLFNSGVMVIEPSNCTFQLLMDHINEIESYNGGDQGYLNEIFTWWHRIPKHMNFLKNFWIGDDEVVKAKKTHLFGADPPILYVLHYLGYKPWLCFRDYDCNWNVDILQEFASDVAHHKWWKVHDAMPEHLQDFCLLRSKQKAQLEWDRREAEKAKYVDGHWKIKINDRRLKRCTDRLCNWKGMLKHWGEKNWTDDPFFHPSPPTIKTKKIKKRSSISVI is encoded by the exons ATGGAGGCTAGAAGATCAAT AGAAGATGCATGCAAAAGaagattacaaaaaataaaagtgaaggATGTTGGAGGTATAAAGCCCCTCCAAAACCCTTTTCAAGAGAAGAACACAAATTGCAAGTTTCATCCTCTAAAGCTTGTGCTATTTATCATTGTGATTGGTACTTTCTACATGATTCTATCTTCCCCTTCTGTTTGTCAACATAATAATGCTGACACTGTTTCAAG GTGGATATGGGGTGCTTCTGATCCTAGATACATATCAGATATAGACATCAGCTGGGAAGAAGTATCACAAGTTTTGGAACAATTGCCTGATCAAAACAAAGTTGTTGAGAACATTGGCCTTCTTAATTTCAACAAAGATGAAATCAATGAATGGACACAAGTTGTTCCTAATGTTAATCAAACAGTACTTCACCTTGACTACGTCGAAAAAAATGTGACTTGGGACACCTTGTATCCTGAATGGATtgatgaagaacaagaaaatgaagttccAAGTTGTCCTACTTTGCCAAAACTTGAAGTCCCTAGGACTCGATTCGATCTTATAGCTGTCAAGTTACCGTGTAGGAATGAAGGGAATTGGTCTAGAGATGTAGCGCGATTGCACTTACAACTTGCTGCTGCTGGTTTAGCTTCATCTGCTAAGGGTATACATCCTGTGCATTTGCTTTTCATTACCAAATGTTTCCCTATACCGAATCTTTATAGGTGCAATGAGCTCGTTGCTAGGAAAGGTAACGTGTGGTTGTACAAGCCGGACTTGAGTGTACTAAGAGAAAAAGTTCAACTTCCTGTTGGATCATGTGAACTTGCACTACCCTTTGGTACAACAG AGGAAGTACATTCGGGGAACAAAAGACGCGAGGCATATGCAACAATCTTGCATTCAGCTCATGTATATGTATGTGGAGCTATAGCAGCAGCACAAAGTATTAGAATGTCAGGGTCCACGAGAGACCTCGTGATTCTTGTTGATGAATCGATTGGTGAGTATCATCGTAATGGACTCGAGGCAGCAGGGTGGCAAGTTAGGACTATACAGAGAATAAGAAATCCTAAAGCAGAGAAAGATGCATACAATGAGTGGAACTATAGCAAATTTAGACTATGGCAGTTGACAGATTATGATAAAATCATTTTCATTGATGCTGATTTGCTTATACTTAGGAACATCGACATCTTATTTAGGATGCCACAGATTTCAGCCACGGGGAACAATGGCACGTTGTTTAACTCCGGTGTAATGGTGATCGAGCCATCAAATTGCACGTTCCAGCTCTTGATGGATCATATAAATGAGATTGAGTCTTATAATGGAGGTGATCAAGGTTACCTAAACGAAATATTCACGTGGTGGCATCGTATACCAAAGCATATGAACTTCTTGAAGAACTTTTGGATTGGTGATGATGAAGTAGTGAAAGCTAAGAAAACACATCTTTTCGGGGCTGATCCTCCTATTCTTTATGTCCTTCACTACTTAGGATACAAACCATGGTTGTGTTTCCGCGACTATGATTGTAATTGGAACGTAGACATATTACAAGAATTCGCGAGTGATGTTGCACATCACAAGTGGTGGAAAGTGCACGATGCAATGCCTGAGCATCTACAAGACTTTTGCTTGTTACGATCAAAGCAAAAGGCGCAATTGGAATGGGATAGAAGGGAAGCAGAGAAGGCAAAGTATGTTGATGGACATTGGAAAATTAAGATCAACGATCGACGACTTAAGAGATGCACAGACAGGTTATGcaattggaaaggtatgttgaAGCATTGGGGTGAAAAGAATTGGACAGATGATCCATTTTTTCACCCTTCACCACCAACCATAAAGActaagaaaatcaagaaaagatcATCCATTTCTGTTATATAA
- the LOC125844389 gene encoding probable Histone-lysine N-methyltransferase ATXR5 isoform X1 has translation MAPSSSASPAAGLSRPVAQRKVRPSAEYRRRPRMSVSPPPKKFRSMVEIMKVAKRVELPVEEEEESEEEEEDDYGEVVCEQCGSGERPEELLLCDKCNKGFHMLCLRPIVVRVPIGPWHCPHCSGDQHRIIKSFSQKKIVDFFRIQKESQMVVKCLSAQVDIRKRRKRSLVFHKRRRRLSLYVPTEDPHRRLVQMASLASALTALDMEFSDELTYMPGMARKSANSAKFESGGMQVLSKEDTETLEQCRAMYKRGECPPLMVVFDSREGYTVEADGPIKDLTILAEYTGDVDYIRNRQEDDCDSMMTLLLARDPSKSLVICPDKRGNISRFINGINNHSPEGKKKQNLKCVRYSVKGACHVLLVAIRDIAKGERLYYDYNGYEHEYPTHHFV, from the exons ATGGCTCCATCCAGCTCTGCTTCGCCGGCGGCGGGTTTATCGAGACCGGTAGCTCAAAGGAAAGTTCGTCCATCAGCTGAATACCGGCGTCGACCGCGGATGTCAGTGTCGCCTCCGCCGAAGAAATTCAGGTCGATGGTGGAGATCATGAAAGTAGCGAAGCGTGTGGAGTTACCggtggaagaagaagaggaatcggaggaggaggaagaagatgatTACGGAGAAGTTGTGTGTGAACAATGTGGCTCTGGAGAAAGGCCAGAGGAGCTGTTGCTGTGTGATAAATGTAACAAAGGGTTTCATATGTTATGTCTTCGTCCGATTGTAGTTCGTGTTCCCATTGGACCATGGCATTGTCCTCATTGCTCTGGTGATCAACATCGCATAATCAAAA GTTTTTCGCAAAAGAAGATAGTTGATTTCTTTCGGATTCAGAAAGAGAGTCAAATGGTGGTGAAATGTTTATCTGCTCAAG TAGATATCAGAAAACGTCGGAAGCGTTCACTAGTTTTCCACAAGAGACGCAGAAGGCTATCACTATATGTTCCAACAGAAGATCCTCACAGGAGGTTAGTTCAAATGGCATCTCTTGCTTCTGCACTGACAGCTCTCGATATGGAATTCAGCGATGAACTAACTTACATGCCTGGCATGGCTCGTAAATCTGCTAATAGTGCCAAGTTTGAAAGTGGTGGAATGCAG GTTCTCTCAAAAGAAGATACTGAAACCCTGGAGCAGTGTAGAGCTATGTATAAAAGAGGGGAATGCCCTCCTCTCATGGTTGTTTTTGATTCTCGTGAAGG CTATACTGTAGAAGCTGATGGGCCTATAAAGGACTTGACAATATTAGCAGAATATACAGGCGATGTGGATTATATCAGGAATCGGCAGGAGGATGATTGTGATAGCATGATGACCCTTCTTTTAGCAAGAGACCCATCAAAAAGTCTTGTTATCTGTCCTGATAAGAGGGGAAACATTTCTCGGTTTATCAATGGCATAAATAACCATTCACC GGAGGGTAAGAAGAAGCAGAACCTGAAATGCGTGAGATACAGTGTAAAGGGCGCATGCCACGTTCTTTTGGTTGCAATTCGTGATATTGCTAAGGGAGAGCGGCTGTACTATGATTACAATGGATATGAGCATGAATATCCAACACAtcattttgtttaa
- the LOC125844532 gene encoding probable pectinesterase/pectinesterase inhibitor 51 gives MISQYFSLTFFYLFLFFFFSFSEPHSSENSVTPISLPPSPSPSPSPNKIPIEIQLACKASKDPPTCESSLTELSHIPSNLTALQIILSALSVSSQNLTSAQSMVKNLLDSAGAGDANLTVAAKNCLQGFGNSAYRHNLTAAALPRGEIKDARAWMSAGLGYQIGCSSNLLRVNGTLPVAKTLEVMKGLIGFTTNALWMMVNYDIHGNETGSWAPPKMERDGFWEVGSGSGSVFGFRGGVPSGLSPNVTVCKDGSCDYRMVQEAVNATPDNLGPGKFVIWIKTGLYDEIVRVPLEKRNVVFLGDGMGKTVISGSLSVGLIPGMSTYESATVGVSGDGFMASGLTIQNTAGIGAGQAVAFRSDSDHSVIENCEFLGNQDTLYTQSLRQYYQSCRVQGNVDFIFGNAAAFFQDCEILVTPRVLNPEKGETNAVTAHGRLDPGQSTGFVFQNCSINGTKEYMNLYHSNPNLHKNYLGRPWKEYSRTVFLNCNLEVLIRPEGWMPWSGEFALATLYYGEFKSSGDGGNVTGRVPWSNQIPGEHVESYSIKNFIQGDKWIPPSSC, from the exons ATGATATCTCAATATTTTTCTCTAACATTCTtctatcttttccttttcttcttcttctctttttccgAACCTCATTCGTCGGAAAATTCAGTAACACCTATTTCCCtccctccttctccttctccgtCTCCGTCTCCGAACAAAATTCCAATTGAAATCCAATTAGCTTGTAAAGCCTCAAAGGACCCACCAACATGCGAATCCTCATTAACGGAACTTTCACACATTCCGTCAAATCTAACGGCGTTACAAATCATCCTCTCCGCATTGAGCGTTtcatctcagaatctcactaGTGCTCAATCAATGGTGAAGAACCTCCTCGACTCCGCCGGCGCCGGCGACGCCAATCTCACCGTCGCCGCGAAAAATTGTTTACAAGGATTCGGTAATTCGGCGTACAGGCACAATCTGACGGCTGCCGCATTGCCACGTGGCGAAATCAAGGACGCTCGAGCATGGATGAGCGCCGGTTTGGGATACCAAATCGGCTGCTCGTCGAATTTACTGAGAGTAAACGGAACCCTTCCGGTGGCCAAAACGTTAGAGGTGATGAAAGGTTTAATTGGATTTACTACAAATGCGTTATGGATGATGGTGAATTATGATATTCACGGGAATGAAACCGGGTCGTGGGCCCCACCTAAAATGGAGCGAGACGGGTTTTGGGAAGTCGGGTCAGGATCCGGATCCGTGTTTGGGTTTAGAGGTGGGGTTCCATCGGGTTTGAGCCCGAATGTGACGGTTTGTAAAGATGGTAGTTGTGATTACAGGATGGTGCAAGAAGCGGTGAATGCAACCCCAGATAATTTGGGACCCGGGAAGTTTGTGATATGGATCAAAACCGGGTTGTATGATGAGATAGTTCGGGTACCCTTGGAGAAGAGAAATGTGGTGTTTTTAGGTGACGGGATGGGTAAAACCGTCATTTCAGGATCGTTGAGTGTTGGCCTAATACCTGGAATGTCCACTTATGAATCTGCCACCGTTG GAGTAAGTGGTGATGGATTCATGGCTAGTGGTTTAACAATCCAAAACACAGCCGGTATTGGGGCCGGACAAGCAGTAGCTTTCCGGTCTGATAGCGACCATTCAGTAATCGAAAACTGTGAATTCCTTGGCAATCAAGACACACTCTACACACAATCGTTACGACAGTACTATCAATCATGTCGTGTTCAGGGGAACgtagattttatttttggtaacgCGGCAGCATTCTTCCAGGACTGTGAAATTCTAGTCACTCCCCGGGTACTCAACCCCGAAAAAGGTGAAACTAATGCAGTAACTGCTCATGGTAGATTAGACCCTGGACAATCAACAGGATTCGTATTTCAAAATTGTTCAATCAACGGAACGAAAGAGTACATGAATTTGTACCATAGTAACCCGAATTTGCACAAAAATTACCTCGGAAGGCCTTGGAAGGAGTATTCCAGGACGGTTTTTTTGAATTGTAATTTAGAAGTTTTGATCCGCCCTGAGGGCTGGATGCCATGGAGCGGCGAGTTTGCTCTCGCGACGCTCTATTATGGTGAATTTAAAAGTAGTGGTGATGGAGGTAATGTAACAGGAAGAGTGCCATGGAGTAATCAAATTCCAGGTGAACATGTTGAGTCTTACTCAATAAAGAATTTTATTCAAGGGGATAAGTGGATACCTCCATCTTCTTGTTAA
- the LOC125845434 gene encoding UDP-glucuronate:xylan alpha-glucuronosyltransferase 1 isoform X1 yields the protein MEARRSIEDACKRRLQKIKVKDVGGIKPLQNPFQEKNTNCKFHPLKLVLFIIVIGTFYMILSSPSVCQHNNADTVSRQHFVNRWIWGASDPRYISDIDISWEEVSQVLEQLPDQNKVVENIGLLNFNKDEINEWTQVVPNVNQTVLHLDYVEKNVTWDTLYPEWIDEEQENEVPSCPTLPKLEVPRTRFDLIAVKLPCRNEGNWSRDVARLHLQLAAAGLASSAKGIHPVHLLFITKCFPIPNLYRCNELVARKGNVWLYKPDLSVLREKVQLPVGSCELALPFGTTEEVHSGNKRREAYATILHSAHVYVCGAIAAAQSIRMSGSTRDLVILVDESIGEYHRNGLEAAGWQVRTIQRIRNPKAEKDAYNEWNYSKFRLWQLTDYDKIIFIDADLLILRNIDILFRMPQISATGNNGTLFNSGVMVIEPSNCTFQLLMDHINEIESYNGGDQGYLNEIFTWWHRIPKHMNFLKNFWIGDDEVVKAKKTHLFGADPPILYVLHYLGYKPWLCFRDYDCNWNVDILQEFASDVAHHKWWKVHDAMPEHLQDFCLLRSKQKAQLEWDRREAEKAKYVDGHWKIKINDRRLKRCTDRLCNWKGMLKHWGEKNWTDDPFFHPSPPTIKTKKIKKRSSISVI from the exons ATGGAGGCTAGAAGATCAAT AGAAGATGCATGCAAAAGaagattacaaaaaataaaagtgaaggATGTTGGAGGTATAAAGCCCCTCCAAAACCCTTTTCAAGAGAAGAACACAAATTGCAAGTTTCATCCTCTAAAGCTTGTGCTATTTATCATTGTGATTGGTACTTTCTACATGATTCTATCTTCCCCTTCTGTTTGTCAACATAATAATGCTGACACTGTTTCAAG GCAACATTTTGTGAACAGGTGGATATGGGGTGCTTCTGATCCTAGATACATATCAGATATAGACATCAGCTGGGAAGAAGTATCACAAGTTTTGGAACAATTGCCTGATCAAAACAAAGTTGTTGAGAACATTGGCCTTCTTAATTTCAACAAAGATGAAATCAATGAATGGACACAAGTTGTTCCTAATGTTAATCAAACAGTACTTCACCTTGACTACGTCGAAAAAAATGTGACTTGGGACACCTTGTATCCTGAATGGATtgatgaagaacaagaaaatgaagttccAAGTTGTCCTACTTTGCCAAAACTTGAAGTCCCTAGGACTCGATTCGATCTTATAGCTGTCAAGTTACCGTGTAGGAATGAAGGGAATTGGTCTAGAGATGTAGCGCGATTGCACTTACAACTTGCTGCTGCTGGTTTAGCTTCATCTGCTAAGGGTATACATCCTGTGCATTTGCTTTTCATTACCAAATGTTTCCCTATACCGAATCTTTATAGGTGCAATGAGCTCGTTGCTAGGAAAGGTAACGTGTGGTTGTACAAGCCGGACTTGAGTGTACTAAGAGAAAAAGTTCAACTTCCTGTTGGATCATGTGAACTTGCACTACCCTTTGGTACAACAG AGGAAGTACATTCGGGGAACAAAAGACGCGAGGCATATGCAACAATCTTGCATTCAGCTCATGTATATGTATGTGGAGCTATAGCAGCAGCACAAAGTATTAGAATGTCAGGGTCCACGAGAGACCTCGTGATTCTTGTTGATGAATCGATTGGTGAGTATCATCGTAATGGACTCGAGGCAGCAGGGTGGCAAGTTAGGACTATACAGAGAATAAGAAATCCTAAAGCAGAGAAAGATGCATACAATGAGTGGAACTATAGCAAATTTAGACTATGGCAGTTGACAGATTATGATAAAATCATTTTCATTGATGCTGATTTGCTTATACTTAGGAACATCGACATCTTATTTAGGATGCCACAGATTTCAGCCACGGGGAACAATGGCACGTTGTTTAACTCCGGTGTAATGGTGATCGAGCCATCAAATTGCACGTTCCAGCTCTTGATGGATCATATAAATGAGATTGAGTCTTATAATGGAGGTGATCAAGGTTACCTAAACGAAATATTCACGTGGTGGCATCGTATACCAAAGCATATGAACTTCTTGAAGAACTTTTGGATTGGTGATGATGAAGTAGTGAAAGCTAAGAAAACACATCTTTTCGGGGCTGATCCTCCTATTCTTTATGTCCTTCACTACTTAGGATACAAACCATGGTTGTGTTTCCGCGACTATGATTGTAATTGGAACGTAGACATATTACAAGAATTCGCGAGTGATGTTGCACATCACAAGTGGTGGAAAGTGCACGATGCAATGCCTGAGCATCTACAAGACTTTTGCTTGTTACGATCAAAGCAAAAGGCGCAATTGGAATGGGATAGAAGGGAAGCAGAGAAGGCAAAGTATGTTGATGGACATTGGAAAATTAAGATCAACGATCGACGACTTAAGAGATGCACAGACAGGTTATGcaattggaaaggtatgttgaAGCATTGGGGTGAAAAGAATTGGACAGATGATCCATTTTTTCACCCTTCACCACCAACCATAAAGActaagaaaatcaagaaaagatcATCCATTTCTGTTATATAA
- the LOC125844630 gene encoding uncharacterized protein LOC125844630 yields MDSSISASAAASRTVCLTCGDKGDVKLLIYCSQCRDSAVHHYCQEKISADDDNTDWICWDCTPKVAKVEQFRKSERISERKIHAFDVRAEWRRKLYHCKVKALRLDEARHDTSGAVQSPTAHSSFHVLQKEKPSFIDTKKHKDIGEECADVCYSEQQIESVKAGNTPLVGKRQEAYCSTLNNEEGGMVERAQVRGDSSVQDSKSTQSLGEIGNQQEMRKSRRKFVVLDDGGDFEGEGGAIGGNFSSSFPGEQNFPLDTLYSDPQVESANCLSAQPVIDPIWRGCFIFNTESESSINILAHLSNKACEKASMAANRLPVKLDVKLVSKNDVWPRSFLRLQPTDCSIALYLFPELEEDENSYDALLEDVIDNDLAMSATIDDLELLIFSSRVLPQKHWRLRRKYYLWGVFKHKSPSRSRIPTSSGIQNAATSDLPNEVEGADTGSSQDQSFPSPLSILKDVNSGSPPGRLPSPLSSCCNSTSTKDSPCHHERVDSIKG; encoded by the exons ATGGATTCTTCTATATCTGCCTCTGCTGCGGCTTCG aGAACTGTTTGTCTAACATGTGGGGATAAAGGAGATGTCAAGCTTCTTATCTACTGCTCGCAATGTCGTGATTCCGCTGTACACCA CTATTGCCAAGAGAAAATCTCTGCTGATGATGACAATACCGATTGGATATGTTGGGATTGCACTCCCAAAGTTGCTAAGGTTGAGCAGTTCAGAAAGAGTGAACGGATAAGTGAGCGTAAAATCCATGCTTTTGATGTTCGAGCGGAATGGAGAAGAAAGCTTTACCATTGTAAAGTAAAAGCTCTAAGGTTAGATGAGGCGAGACATGACACAAGCGGAGCAGTTCAATCACCTACTGCCCATAGTTCTTTTCACGTTTTGCAAAAGGAGAAGCCTTCATTCATTGATACTAAGAAACACAAAGACATTGGAGAAGAGTGTGCAGATGTATGCTATTCTGAACAGCAAATTGAATCAGTAAAAGCAGGGAACACTCCGCTAGTAGGTAAACGCCAGGAAGCTTATTGTTCAACATTGAACAACGAGGAAGGTGGAATGGTAGAAAGAGCTCAAGTAAGAGGTGACTCTTCTGTGCAAGATTCAAAGAGTACTCAGTCACTTGGTGAAATTGGAAATCAACAAGAGATGAGAAAGTCAAGGAGGAAGTTTGTAGTTCTTGATGATGGCGGTGATTTTGAGGGAGAGGGTGGGGCAATTGGTGgaaatttttcttcttcattcccTGGTGAGCAAAATTTTCCACTCGACACTTTGTATAGTGATCCTCAAGTGGAATCTGCGAATTGTTTGTCTGCACAGCCAGTTATTGATCCCATTTGGAG GGGATGTTTTATCTTCAATACAGAAAGTGAAAGCAGTATTAATATCTTAGCTCATTTGTCAAACAAAGCCTGTGAAAAGGCGTCTATGGCAGCAAATAGGCTTCCTGTGAAACTTGATGTAAAACTTGTGTCCAAGAATGATGTATGGCCGAGGAGTTTCCTGAGGCTGCAACCAACAGACTGCAGTATTGCTTTGTATCTCTTTCCCGAGCTTGAAGA GGATGAAAATTCTTATGATGCTCTATTGGAAGATGTTATTGACAATGATCTTGCAATGAGTGCCACAATTGACGACTTGGAGCTTTTGATTTTTTCATCTCGTGTTCTGCCACAGAAACATTGGA GGCTTCGTAGGAAGTACTATTTGTGGGGCGTGTTTAAACATAAGTCGCCCTCACGCTCAAGAATACCAACTTCTAGCGGCATTCAGAATGCAGCTACTAGCGATCTCCCAAATGAAGTCGAAGGTGCAGATACAGGTAGTTCTCAGGACCAGAGTTTCCCAAGTCCCTTGAGCATACTGAAAGATGTGAATTCTGGCAGTCCTCCGGGTCGCCTCCCAAGTCCCTTGAGCTCCTGTTGTAACAGTACCTCTACAAAAGATTCTCCTTGCCATCATGAGAGAGTAGACTCAATAAAGGGGTAG
- the LOC125844389 gene encoding probable Histone-lysine N-methyltransferase ATXR5 isoform X2, whose amino-acid sequence MAPSSSASPAAGLSRPVAQRKVRPSAEYRRRPRMSVSPPPKKFRSMVEIMKVAKRVELPVEEEEESEEEEEDDYGEVVCEQCGSGERPEELLLCDKCNKGFHMLCLRPIVVRVPIGPWHCPHCSGDQHRIIKSFSQKKIVDFFRIQKESQMVVKCLSAQDIRKRRKRSLVFHKRRRRLSLYVPTEDPHRRLVQMASLASALTALDMEFSDELTYMPGMARKSANSAKFESGGMQVLSKEDTETLEQCRAMYKRGECPPLMVVFDSREGYTVEADGPIKDLTILAEYTGDVDYIRNRQEDDCDSMMTLLLARDPSKSLVICPDKRGNISRFINGINNHSPEGKKKQNLKCVRYSVKGACHVLLVAIRDIAKGERLYYDYNGYEHEYPTHHFV is encoded by the exons ATGGCTCCATCCAGCTCTGCTTCGCCGGCGGCGGGTTTATCGAGACCGGTAGCTCAAAGGAAAGTTCGTCCATCAGCTGAATACCGGCGTCGACCGCGGATGTCAGTGTCGCCTCCGCCGAAGAAATTCAGGTCGATGGTGGAGATCATGAAAGTAGCGAAGCGTGTGGAGTTACCggtggaagaagaagaggaatcggaggaggaggaagaagatgatTACGGAGAAGTTGTGTGTGAACAATGTGGCTCTGGAGAAAGGCCAGAGGAGCTGTTGCTGTGTGATAAATGTAACAAAGGGTTTCATATGTTATGTCTTCGTCCGATTGTAGTTCGTGTTCCCATTGGACCATGGCATTGTCCTCATTGCTCTGGTGATCAACATCGCATAATCAAAA GTTTTTCGCAAAAGAAGATAGTTGATTTCTTTCGGATTCAGAAAGAGAGTCAAATGGTGGTGAAATGTTTATCTGCTCAAG ATATCAGAAAACGTCGGAAGCGTTCACTAGTTTTCCACAAGAGACGCAGAAGGCTATCACTATATGTTCCAACAGAAGATCCTCACAGGAGGTTAGTTCAAATGGCATCTCTTGCTTCTGCACTGACAGCTCTCGATATGGAATTCAGCGATGAACTAACTTACATGCCTGGCATGGCTCGTAAATCTGCTAATAGTGCCAAGTTTGAAAGTGGTGGAATGCAG GTTCTCTCAAAAGAAGATACTGAAACCCTGGAGCAGTGTAGAGCTATGTATAAAAGAGGGGAATGCCCTCCTCTCATGGTTGTTTTTGATTCTCGTGAAGG CTATACTGTAGAAGCTGATGGGCCTATAAAGGACTTGACAATATTAGCAGAATATACAGGCGATGTGGATTATATCAGGAATCGGCAGGAGGATGATTGTGATAGCATGATGACCCTTCTTTTAGCAAGAGACCCATCAAAAAGTCTTGTTATCTGTCCTGATAAGAGGGGAAACATTTCTCGGTTTATCAATGGCATAAATAACCATTCACC GGAGGGTAAGAAGAAGCAGAACCTGAAATGCGTGAGATACAGTGTAAAGGGCGCATGCCACGTTCTTTTGGTTGCAATTCGTGATATTGCTAAGGGAGAGCGGCTGTACTATGATTACAATGGATATGAGCATGAATATCCAACACAtcattttgtttaa